The Saprospiraceae bacterium genome includes a window with the following:
- a CDS encoding DUF697 domain-containing protein produces MSEYQKSNRTDHADSIIKNHMIWSMGAGFIPVPIADLFAVSAIQLDMIRQMCKLYEVDFKQTEGKALITALTGSGLARLGARAVKFIPGVGSILGGVTMAALSGASTFALGEVFKKHFETGGTFLDFDPQRLKNYYNEKFEKGKEVAEELRKKQENVSKSADASEAVDKLKELADMKAAGILTDDEFETMKKKIIQG; encoded by the coding sequence ATGTCAGAATATCAAAAAAGTAACAGAACCGATCATGCAGATTCTATCATCAAAAATCACATGATCTGGTCTATGGGAGCAGGGTTTATTCCTGTCCCGATAGCAGATTTATTTGCTGTGAGTGCTATCCAGCTGGATATGATCCGGCAAATGTGCAAACTGTATGAGGTCGATTTCAAACAAACTGAAGGGAAGGCTTTAATTACGGCTCTGACAGGGTCTGGTCTTGCAAGATTAGGAGCCAGGGCAGTCAAATTCATACCCGGTGTCGGATCCATCCTTGGTGGAGTTACGATGGCTGCACTTTCAGGAGCGTCCACCTTTGCTTTGGGAGAAGTCTTTAAAAAACATTTTGAAACAGGAGGGACTTTTCTTGATTTCGATCCACAGCGATTAAAAAATTATTACAATGAGAAGTTTGAAAAAGGTAAGGAAGTAGCTGAAGAGCTGCGCAAAAAACAGGAAAATGTCAGCAAATCAGCTGATGCATCTGAGGCAGTAGATAAGTTGAAAGAGCTCGCAGATATGAAAGCAGCAGGCATCCTTACAGATGATGAGTTTGAAACCATGAAGAAGAAAATTATTCAGGGGTGA
- the fsa gene encoding fructose-6-phosphate aldolase gives MKFFIDTANLDQIKEARDLGILDGVTTNPSLMAKEGISGEKNIINHYKKICKIVEGDVSAEVIATDFKGMISEGEKLAGLAENIVVKIPMIKDGIKAISYFSEKGINTNCTLVFSAGQAILAAKAGATYLSPFVGRVDDISWDGIKLIEEIVSIYSIQGYSTEVLAASIRTPLHIVQAAKAGADVVTCPLSSILGLLHHPLTDIGLAKFLEDHAKANK, from the coding sequence ATGAAGTTTTTTATTGATACAGCCAATCTTGACCAGATCAAAGAAGCCAGAGACCTTGGTATTCTTGATGGGGTGACGACCAATCCTTCATTGATGGCGAAAGAAGGTATCTCAGGTGAAAAAAACATCATCAACCATTATAAAAAGATTTGTAAAATAGTGGAAGGAGATGTCAGTGCTGAAGTGATCGCCACTGATTTCAAAGGTATGATCTCTGAAGGCGAAAAACTGGCAGGTCTGGCAGAAAACATCGTTGTGAAAATACCGATGATCAAAGACGGCATTAAAGCCATATCCTATTTCTCTGAAAAAGGAATCAATACCAATTGCACACTTGTGTTTTCGGCGGGTCAGGCGATTCTCGCTGCGAAGGCCGGAGCTACTTATCTTTCTCCTTTCGTAGGCAGAGTGGATGATATTTCCTGGGATGGTATCAAACTTATCGAAGAAATAGTATCAATATATTCTATCCAAGGCTACTCTACTGAAGTGTTAGCAGCATCCATCCGCACACCACTGCACATCGTACAGGCAGCAAAAGCGGGTGCTGATGTGGTAACATGTCCATTAAGCAGTATTTTGGGTTTGCTACATCATCCCCTCACCGACATAGGATTGGCAAAGTTTCTTGAAGACCACGCCAAAGCAAATAAATAG